taggaacggagggagggagtagcatacaaaaaacattttttcgAAACATACGCAAAAACACCTTTTGCAGCTCAATCCCTCCCTATGCCAGAAAACCAACctaaataaatttgaaaacaaacaaTGGCTTGCAAGTTCCAATTTTGTGCAGGAAGGTCGCATTTCCTTCATCTATGCCAAAATTACACCGAATGCTTATGCAATTATGATCTTTGTCTTCTGCTTCAAGCGCTGCATTCTTTTCCGATGGCCTCGGCCTTGCTTGTGCTGCTCCCACTCGTGTGCCCCTCGAAGGACCCGGTTGTCACAGGCCTGCAACTCATGATTAAGGAAAGACCGAGGTTTGTCAGATTGATGCTTCCGTCGAAGAAAATGttagaaaaaaacagagagagagagagaagcagACAGAAGATACTTCAAGTGATGAGTTCGAAACTGTACTCTCATAATAAGCAATGACCACAATCACCTCGCAGACATACTGAGTCCACAACTCTCTTGAAGCCGCCCTAGTTCCTCCAATATTGCTGGAAGAATCTTCGCTCGCCAAAGTTGTATCGCCAGACAGGAATCTTTTGACAATATCCTCACAAGGCTTTACAACCTTGTTGTGCCATGAATCACCAGTGGTGCCTAGTAAAAAACACATTGTGGATGAAGTGAAAGTGAACACATCAAATTTCTGCAACAGGTCAATTCAACAATATGAGCTAATACTTACAGACGGGCTTACATTGGAATGCTTCTGTTGCATCAATGTGATGCAAATTCCACCCAAAGTCTTTATTCAGCCGGTGCAGCCTTCGTCTCTACAACAAAGATTTACAGTCTGCAACTGATTACTCTTGAAGATTATCTCATGAACAAAGGAAATAATATAAATACGTAGGAAACTTGGTGTTTACTTGGCGTCGAACAAGTCTACGTGTGTTTGCTTTTAGCTGACAGACTGCTTCATCCAACAAGCTCTCCAGCTTATCATCACCGACATCTAGTTTAGTTATAGATGAACAACCAAGTTTTATCTTATCAGTTACTATTTTTGTTAAATACAATCTGAAGAACTCGTCAAATTCACGAACTCCAATAGCCTGCCGCAACCCTTGGGTATAAATAGCATCTGGATCATATATATTGCACACTTCGTCTAGCAGGCCAGCATTAACCATGCAATCGACCCTTTCATTAACATAATTATCCAGAACATGGAGATCAGCATCCACCCACAAGAAACAACACTCATACTTGGAGTTACTAGGTCGGCCCCACTTCTCCTGGCAACAAATAATCTTAGTTAGGATATAGTTAAACAAGAGATCTAACCATATATAGGACAAAATGTGTTGTAGCAGCAATTAGCGTTCACATTCATGGCATGATTGCATGAACTCTGCATTGAACATGTGTACACCTGACAGTGTGACAGGATGGATATTATCCTTACTCATTTGAAAAGAACTTcacaaaatatataaaaacgCTGGCAAGTGGAAAGACAACAGTAAGCAACGCTTATCAGAAGACGTAAAAATCTTTACCTCTGCAGTCTCTCCTTGGAAAAGATCACTTGGTAGAGCACCTGTGGTTGCATGTAGCTCAAGGTAACGCTTTATCTGTACAATACAGAAAATTGCATGGAATAAAATAATAGAATCATGGCAATATCATATGGAGAGTGAGCACTTCTTACAGAACAAGACGAGCTTATTAGCCACAGAAATGGACAACACACTTACTTTTCGATGGTTGTTTGGGTGGATCCTTTGGGCCGCAATAGGATCAATGTCCTTCAAGCGTTCGTAGCACCCATTGCCCTGGTTATCATCAGCGAGCCCTGATTGCCACAAGGCCCGCAattaagaaataaaaataacaatTAAGTATGAATATTGAAGAAGCAAGCCAAGAATATGAAACAAGTGTAATAGCATCATTCACCTATATCATCTAGGTGGTCACTCGAAGTGCAACCCTTCGTCTCTTCTGCCATATCATCAAAGAGGAATGGGCTAACAAGAGCCTAAGATGTCGCAAGAGCGAAGAAAAAGTAATCAGATTGATTGCTTAAGACATGGAAAAATAACATGCCTTAGACCATGAACCTGTATGTAGAAGTTTGTACCGCCAACAATGACAGGGAGGCCACCGCGACCCAATATGTCATCTATAATCTGTGGCCATATAGAAGCATGTGAGCAGTGAGTTATTATCTTACAGTTACAGGCCCCCCTAACCAAGCAATCAATGAACATGGTATAATGGTGTCCTAGAACACTGAAGACAAAACAGACTCGCAGTTGCAGCACCCAGTTCACAGGCTTTACCGGCACAGCGTGATCACGAAAATCACGGCAAGTGAACTCCACGGAGGGGTCGATGATGCTAAGGAGATGGTGAGGAACACCTGCAGACACGCCAAACGTAGAACCACTGAGCTCAAGTTCAACCGAACtgacagaggaggaagaaaaagagaaggagaaatTAAGATGGGATTTGGCAAGGGTGTTGGAGAGGAGAGACCATTCTGCTCGTGGAGGGGGACCTTGTTGG
This is a stretch of genomic DNA from Brachypodium distachyon strain Bd21 chromosome 1, Brachypodium_distachyon_v3.0, whole genome shotgun sequence. It encodes these proteins:
- the LOC100823543 gene encoding tRNA dimethylallyltransferase 2 isoform X1, whose protein sequence is MSHLAAPASPPPAPNPSPDAGEDPSCSSPPPTERARRSAVVVVMGATGAGKSRLAVDLAAHFPGVEVVSADSMQVYRGLDVLTNKVPLHEQNGVPHHLLSIIDPSVEFTCRDFRDHAVPIIDDILGRGGLPVIVGGTNFYIQALVSPFLFDDMAEETKGCTSSDHLDDIGLADDNQGNGCYERLKDIDPIAAQRIHPNNHRKIKRYLELHATTGALPSDLFQGETAEEKWGRPSNSKYECCFLWVDADLHVLDNYVNERVDCMVNAGLLDEVCNIYDPDAIYTQGLRQAIGVREFDEFFRLYLTKIVTDKIKLGCSSITKLDVGDDKLESLLDEAVCQLKANTRRLVRRQRRRLHRLNKDFGWNLHHIDATEAFQCKPVCTTGDSWHNKVVKPCEDIVKRFLSGDTTLASEDSSSNIGGTRAASRELWTQYVCEACDNRVLRGAHEWEQHKQGRGHRKRMQRLKQKTKIIIA
- the LOC100823543 gene encoding tRNA dimethylallyltransferase 2 isoform X2, coding for MSHLAAPASPPPAPNPSPDAGEDPSCSSPPPTERARRSAVVVVMGATGAGKSRLAVDLAAHFPGVEVVSADSMQVYRGLDVLTNKVPLHEQNGVPHHLLSIIDPSVEFTCRDFRDHAVPIIDDILGRGGLPVIVGGTNFYIQALVSPFLFDDMAEETKGCTSSDHLDDIGLADDNQGNGCYERLKDIDPIAAQRIHPNNHRKIKRYLELHATTGALPSDLFQGETAEEKWGRPSNSKYECCFLWVDADLHVLDNYVNERVDCMVNAGLLDEVCNIYDPDAIYTQGLRQAIGVREFDEFFRLYLTKIVTDKIKLGCSSITKLDVGDDKLESLLDEAVCQLKANTRRLVRRQRRRLHRLNKDFGWNLHHIDATEAFQCTTGDSWHNKVVKPCEDIVKRFLSGDTTLASEDSSSNIGGTRAASRELWTQYVCEACDNRVLRGAHEWEQHKQGRGHRKRMQRLKQKTKIIIA
- the LOC100823543 gene encoding tRNA dimethylallyltransferase 2 isoform X3 is translated as MSHLAAPASPPPAPNPSPDAGEDPSCSSPPPTERARRSAVVVVMGATGAGKSRLAVDLAAHFPGVEVVSADSMQVYRGLDVLTNKVPLHEQNGVPHHLLSIIDPSVEFTCRDFRDHAVPIIDDILGRGGLPVIVGGTNFYIQALVSPFLFDDMAEETKGCTSSDHLDDIGLADDNQGNGCYERLKDIDPIAAQRIHPNNHRKIKRYLELHATTGALPSDLFQGETAEEKWGRPSNSKYECCFLWVDADLHVLDNYVNERVDCMVNAGLLDEVCNIYDPDAIYTQGLRQAIGVREFDEFFRLYLTKIVTDKIKLGCSSITKLDVGDDKLESLLDEAVCQLKANTRRLVRRQRRRLHRLNKDFGWNLHHIDATEAFQCKPVCTTGDSWHNKVVKPCEDIVKRFLSGDTTLASEDSSSNIGGTRAASRELWTQYVCEVIVVIAYYESL